A genomic window from Glycine max cultivar Williams 82 chromosome 17, Glycine_max_v4.0, whole genome shotgun sequence includes:
- the LOC100786245 gene encoding probable WRKY transcription factor 7: MAVSDGNTIAVKEAASAGIHNVEKLVNMILNQHNEGGSELEAVADVAVNRFREVISLLEKPITRTTGHARFRRAPTTVPPVPVVQLQQMVDDDSKHKLQNKTEQKQKQSTSAFKVYCPPPSPPLPQNQNHHHQQQPFILPLHKNEANGSTTNSHFSTLSGDTESLQRSCLSSGFQISHVSMQGGSFKRKPPLSTNSVKRKCNSTGFPDTKCGSSSVQCHCSKKRKLRLKNVIRVPAISSKTADIPPDEYSWRKYGQKPIKGSPHPRGYYKCTSVRGCPARKHVERAVDDSNMLVVTYEGEHNHSQIASEVANVILESS, translated from the exons atggCTGTGAGCGATGGCAATACGATTGCGGTGAAGGAAGCAGCTTCTGCGGGGATTCACAACGTAGAGAAACTCGTGAACATGATTTTGAATCAACACAACGAGGGTGGTTCTGAATTGGAGGCAGTTGCTGACGTGGCGGTGAACCGCTTCAGAGAGGTTATTTCGCTGCTTGAGAAACCAATTACCAGAACCACCGGTCACGCTCGTTTCCGAAGGGCCCCTACAACAGTGCCACCTGTCCCTGTTGTTCAGTTGCAGCAAATGGTGGATGATGATTCCAAACACAAACTGCAGAACAAaacagaacaaaaacaaaaacaaagtacCTCTGCTTTTAAGGTTTATTGTCcccctccttctcctcctctgcctcaaaatcaaaatcaccaccaccaacaacaacCTTTCATTCTTCCTCTGCATAAGAATGAAGCAAATGGTTCTACTACCAACTCCCATTTTTCTACGTTATCCGGGGACACTGAGAGTTTGCAACGGTCATGTCTCTCTTCGGGGTTTCAAATTTCTCACGTGTCAATGCAAGGGGGTTCCTTTAAGCGTAAACCTCCACTTTCTACAAATTCTGTGAAGAGGAAGTGCAATTCAACGGGTTTTCCTGATACCAAGTGTGGATCGTCCTCTGTGCAGTGCCATTGCTCCAAGAAAAG GAAATTGAGGTTGAAGAATGTGATTAGAGTGCCGGCAATTAGTTCCAAGACTGCTGATATTCCACCCGATGAGTATTCGTGGAGAAAATATGGACAGAAACCAATAAAAGGTTCACCACACCCAAG AGGTTATTACAAGTGCACCAGCGTGAGAGGCTGCCCAGCACGCAAACACGTGGAGCGTGCTGTGGACGATTCCAACATGCTCGTTGTCACCTACGAAGGAGAACATAATCACTCGCAAATCGCTTCTGAGGTGGCAAATGTTATCCTTGAATCATCTTAG
- the LOC100808707 gene encoding uncharacterized protein At4g06744, translated as MSSNMPAKLLLTTLYILLVFLPIHMSPHDVNIDTHSFKSSSSTSGHRSKIGGGGSAKGCNNNNSNSNQLDTNTTPCQKSTTIQAVPAASSPPLVFADQRLEVVYPTVQKFKSTITSDPLGVTKTWVGSDICSYKGFYCDTPPDNSSATALASIDLNGFQLSASTLDGFIDNLPDIALFHANSNNFGGTISPQIAKLSYLYELDVSNNQLSGPFPTAVLGMSTLTFLDLRFNFFSGAVPPQIFTQNLQVLFINNNILTQGLPDNLASTHILLLTLANNKFMGPIPRSLPKALSTLSEVLLLNNQLTGCLPYEIGFLEEATVFDAGNNQLTGPLPLSLSCLEKVEVLNFGGNLLYGMVPEVVCVGLVNLVNFSLSDNYFTHVGPFCRMLIQRGVLDVRNNCIPDLPFQRSVMECAEFFATPRMCPFMWFHGLIPCKLPFQHSIHN; from the coding sequence ATGAGTAGCAACATGCCTGCAAAATTGTTGCTCACAACTTTGTACATCCTCTTGGTGTTTCTTCCTATCCACATGTCACCACATGATGTTAACATAGACACACACAGTTTCAAAAGTAGTAGTAGTACTAGTGGCCACAGGAGCAAAATTGGTGGTGGTGGCTCAGCCAAAGgttgcaacaacaacaacagcaacagcaacCAATTGGACACAAACACAACACCATGTCAAAAATCAACAACCATTCAAGCAGTTCCTGCAGCTTCTTCACCTCCCCTTGTATTTGCAGACCAAAGACTTGAAGTAGTGTATCCAACAGTCCAAAAATTCAAGTCCACCATCACCTCAGATCCACTAGGAGTGACCAAAACTTGGGTAGGATCAGATATATGCAGCTACAAAGGCTTCTACTGTGACACCCCACCTGACAATAGTTctgccactgctttggcctctATTGACTTAAATGGTTTCCAACTATCTGCTTCCACCCTTGATGGCTTCATTGATAATCTTCCAGATATTGCTCTTTTCCATGCAAATTCCAACAATTTTGGTGGCACAATCTCACCCCAAATAGCCAAACTCTCTTACCTCTACGAGCTTGATGTCAGCAACAACCAATTATCAGGTCCATTTCCCACTGCTGTTCTAGGCATGAGCACTTTAACATTCTTGGACTTAAGGTTCAATTTCTTCTCTGGGGCAGTTCCACCACAAATTTTCACACAAAACCTCCAAGTTCTTTTCATAAACAACAACATTTTAACTCAAGGGTTGCCTGATAACTTAGCCTCCACTCATATTCTCTTACTCACCTTAGCAAACAACAAGTTCATGGGTCCAATTCCAAGAAGTCTTCCTAAGGCTTTGTCCACTCTAAGTGAAGTGCTTTTACTAAACAACCAGTTAACTGGTTGTTTGCCTTATGAGATTGGTTTTCTTGAAGAGGCAACAGTGTTTGATGCTGGCAACAATCAGTTAACTGGTCCTTTGCCTTTATCTTTGAGTTGTCTTGAGAAGGTGGAAGTGCTCAATTTTGGTGGTAATCTATTGTACGGCATGGTGCCTGAAGTGGTGTGTGTAGGATTAGTGAATTTGGTCAACTTTTCACTATCAGATAACTATTTCACACATGTGGGACCATTTTGTAGGATGCTGATTCAGAGAGGGGTTCTTGATGTGAGGAACAATTGTATTCCTGATCTTCCTTTCCAGAGATCAGTGATGGAGTGTGCTGAGTTCTTTGCAACACCAAGGATGTGTCCCTTCATGTGGTTTCATGGTCTCATCCCTTGTAAGCTTCCTTTTCAACATTCCATTCACAATTAG
- the LOC100809247 gene encoding uncharacterized protein — MMDSEMVEAEASSSQPQPQASSSGQNGVVRDLLTLARQLITQGKPSQALQAVVVAMKTKGGDEAVFHSLHRAREVYRSRLQENAAVDQLASLFAECAIAEAEPVVIEPPANNITTPSISPEPDAHGTSILAESGRMQVVLDAVSDGSSFICLKCGGLVSNHRKDEHYAYWCC, encoded by the exons ATGATGGACTCAGAAATGGTGGAAGCAGAGGCATCATCATCGCAGCCTCAGCCGCAGGCATCGAGTTCCGGCCAGAACGGCGTCGTTCGCGATTTGCTCACATTGGCTCGTCAGCTCATCACTCAAGGCAAACCTTCCCAGGCCCTCCAAGCT GTGGTTGTAGCAATGAAGACTAAAGGTGGTGATGAAGCTGTTTTTCATTCCTTGCATCGTGCCCGCGAGGTGTATAGAAGTAGACTGCAAGAGAATGCTGCAGTTGATCAACTGGCTTCTCTGTTTGCTGAGTGTGCCATTGCTGAAGCTGAGCCTGTAGTGATCGAACCACCTGCCAATAACATTACCACCCCCTCAATTAGTCCAGAACCTGATGCTCATGGGACTTCCATACTGGCAGAAAGTGGCAGGATGCAAGTAGTGTTGGATGCGGTCTCTGATGGAAGCAGCTTCATCTGTTTGAAGTGTGGAGGCCTTGTTAGTAACCATCGCAAAGACGAGCACTATGCATACTGGTGTTGTTAA